The sequence below is a genomic window from Polaribacter vadi.
TGTCTGTAATTAAAGCTACAATTCCACTTGAATCCATTCCTTTTGCAAGTGCTAAACCTCCACCAAAAAGTAGTAAGATTCCCCAAGCTAATTTTTGAGTATCATTCCATTCTAAAATAAAATTCCCTTTTTTAAAATTCATAGGAATTGCAAATAAAGAAACAGCACCAATTAAACTGATAATAGTATCTGACAATTTTAATTCTGGAAAAATAGAATTGATAATGGTTCTTGTAATCCATAAAAAAACAGTAATTCCAAAAATAGTTAAGACTCTTTTTTCTTCTTTTGATATTTTACCTAGCTTTTTAATTTCTTCTGATATTAAGTTTGCAGAGGATGTAAACACGATTTCTTTACAAGGAAACATCCATTTTACGAGTACAAGATAAACTGCAACAATCATTAAGATTGAAAAAGGCAATCCAAAACTCATCCAAGTTAAAAAAGAGATTTGTATGTTATATTGATTTTCCAAAAGTCCGATTAAAACCGAATTTGGTGGTGTTCCAATAACAGTGGCAATGCCACCTGCATTTGCTCCAAAAGCGATTCCCAACATTATACTTAACGCAAAATTTTTATCGCCTTTTGTAAAACCATCTTCATCTTTTATAAGCAATCTAATTACAGAAATTGCAATAGGCAACATTACTACTGTGCTTGCTGTATTGCTAATCCACATGCTCATAAAAGCAGTTGCCAGCATAAAACCTAACACTACCTTTTCTGGAGTTGTGCCTGTAAATTTTACAATATTTAAAGCAATTCTTTTATGCAGATTTACTTTCTCTAAAGCCAAAGCCAGCACAAAACCACCAAAGAATAAAAATATTATTGGACTTCCATAATTTGCACCAACATCTGCAATATCCATTACTTTTAACAATGGAAATAAAATTAATGGCAACAAAGCTGTTACTGCAATGTTTACGGTTTCTGTTATCCACCAAATAACCATCCAAATAGCCACTGCAATTACTGCATCTGCTTTTTCGGAAACTAATGTGATTGGCGAAAATTGGATAAGGAAAAAAAATATTGGACCAAGAAGTAAGCCTAATTTTTTGGTTGGTTGCATTGTTGGTTGATTAATTGGTTTGCAAAATACTAAAAAGTAACCTTTATAAAACATCTCGATACAAATTTGATGAAAAATCAAATTCAATCGATGTGACAACTCTTTTTAAAATGCAGAAACTCGCGTTAAGGATTGAACGACTTGTTTGAGCTCTTTTTGTTTTTTCAACAAAAAAGCGAGTAGTGAAAGCCTGTTAAAACGCCCAAATAAAAAAACTCCCTCAAATTAATGAGAGAGTTTTCGAATTTTATGAGATTTCTAAATCGCCTAAAAAGGGTCATTTCGAAATGACAATTTTGTTTTAATTAATAACGATAATGTTCTGGCTTATAAGGACCTGCTTGAGTTACACCAATATAATCTGCTTGCTCTTTGCTTAATTCTGTTAACTCTACACCTATTTTTGCCAAATGTAAAAATGCTACTTTTTCATCTAAATGTTTTGGCAACATGTACACTTCGTTTTTGTATGCTTTTGCATTGTTCCAAAGTTCCATTTGCGCCAAAGTTTGGTTTGTAAATGAATTACTCATTACAAAACTTGGGTGACCAGTTGCACATCCTAAATTTACCAAACGTCCTTCTGCTAATAAAATAATATCTTTTCCATTGATGTTATATTTATCAACTTGAGGTTTGATTTCAACTTTTTCGCTGTTCTTATTTAAATAAGGAACATCAATTTCATTATCAAAATGACCAATGTTTGCAACAATAACTTTGTCTTTCATTGCTTCAAAATGCTCACCTCTAACAATTCCTTTATTTCCTGTAGTTGTAATAATAATATCAGAATTTGCAACAACAGTTTCTAATTTCTTAACTTCAAAACCATCCATTGCTGCTTGTAAAGCACAAATAGGATCGATTTCTGTAACAGTTACAATTGAACCTGCACCTTTAAAAGAAGCTGCTGTTCCTTTACCTACATCTCCATAACCACAAACAGTTACACGCTTTCCTGCTAACATAATATCTGTTGCTCTACGAATTGCATCTACTGCAGATTCTTTACAACCATATTTGTTATCGAATTTCGATTTTGTAACAGAATCATTAATGTTGATAGCTGGCATTGGTAACGTTCCGTTTTTTACACGTTCATATAATCTATGAACTCCAGTTGTAGTCTCTTCTGATAAACCATTAATTCCTGCAGCCAATTCTGGATAGCGATCTAAAACCATGTTGGTTAAATCTCCACCATCATCTAAAATCATATTTAATGGTTTTTTGTCTTCACCAAAAAATAAAGTTTGCTCTATACACCAATCAAATTCTTCTTCGTTCATTCCTTTCCAAGCATACACTGGTGTTCCTGTTGCAGCAATTGCAGCAGCAGCTTGATCTTGTGTAGAAAAAATATTACAAGAACTCCAAGTAACATCTGCACCTAAAGCTTGTAAAGTTTCAATTAAAACTGCAGTTTGAATTGTCATGTGTAGACATCCTGCAATTCTTGCTCCTTTTAAAGGTTGAGAATCTCCATATTCTTCTCTCAAACTCATTAATCCTGGCATTTCTGCTTCTGCCAATTCAATTTCTTTTCTTCCCCAATCTGCTAGAGAAATATCTTTTACTTTGTAAGGTACGTAAGCTGTTTTTGTGCTCATTTTATGTATATTTATATTCTAAAATTTCGAAGTGCAAAGTTACGATATAGAATTTTAAAATTATGGCTCTTTACAAAACATTAACTATCAGCTCAAAAACCAAAGTTTTTATTTGGAAAATTGAGGAAACCATTGAAGAATTACAGCAAGGAGTTACCTTAACTGAAAATAATTCAGCACGTTTAAATTCGATGAAATCTGATTTACATCAAAAAGGTTTTTTGAGCATAAGACATTTACTAAAAGAAATTGACTTAACAGATGCTGATTTAATTTATGATGAATTTGGGAAACCTCATTTAAATAATAATCGATTTATTTCGATCACACATTCTTTTAATTTTACTGCCATTATTTATTCTACTGAAACCGAAGTTGGTATTGATATTGAAAAACAGCGTGATAAAATTTTAAAAATTGCACATAAATTCACACCAATTGAAGAATACAAAACCATAGCAAATCACGATGCATTAATTAGTAAATTAACGATTGTTTGGGGTGCAAAAGAAAGTTTGTATAAAATTTACGGAAAGAAAAAATTACTTTTTCTACACCATATTTATGTAGCAGATTTTAAATTTGAAGAGGCAAAAACTACTGGAGAAATTCGTTTTGATGGAGAAACGACTTCTTATGCTGTTGAGTTTTTAGAGTTTGAAGGGTTTACTTGTGTATTTGCCTACTAAAGTTTAAGGTTTAAAATTTTAGATTCAAAGTTGGAGTTTTAATGAAAGATTTTTTTAATTATTAATTTCATACACTTTTGCTAGGTTTTCTATGTTGTTATGTGATTAAAAAACAAATTAACTTCTTACTTTTGAAGCTCCAACATCAACAAAAAAAATGACAGAAATTTTCGATTTCTTTTTTGGACAATATAAAACCTACGAAACCATAGATATTGTTCTAGAAATTATAGCAGTTATTTTTGGTTTTTTATCAGTTTGGTATTCTAAGCAAAATAAAATTTGGGTTTTCCCAACAGGAATGATTAGCACATTAATCTTTGTGTATTTACTTTTTAAATGGGAACTTTTAGGAGATATGATGATAAATGCCTACTATTTTATAATGAGCATTTACGGTTGGTATATCTGGACTTATAAAAGTGATGGAGAACATGAAACGCCGATTTCTACAACCACAACAAAAGAAAAAAAGTTAAGTGTTTTTATTTTTATAGCAACACTTATTTTTGTGTACGCTGTGTATTCTTATTTTGAAAAATGGACAAGTTGGACAGCTTATGTAGACACAATTACTACAGCAATTTTCTTTGTAGGAATGTGGTTAATGGCAAAACGAAAAATAGAAAATTGGATTTATTGGATTATTGGAGACATTATTTCTGCTCCATTATATTTTTATAAAGGGTTTACTTTTACTAGTTTTCAATATTTAATATTTACATTTATAGCAATATTTGGTTATTTAGCATGGAAAAAAAGCTTAAACAGAAACCTATCAATCTTGTAAAGGTTGTTTTATTTGGCCCTGAATCTTCAGGAAAAACAACTCTTTCTCGTCAATTAGCACGTTATTATCACACAGTTTGGGCACCAGAATTTGCACGTGAATATTTGCAAAATAAATGGAATAATGAGCGTAAAACTTGTGAAGCAGAAGATTTAATTCCGATTGCAATTGGGCAAATGAAATTGGAAAATAAATTGGCTAAAAGAGCTGATAAAATTTTAATTTGCGATACAGATTTACTAGAAACTAAAGTATATTCAGAAGAGTTTTATGGTGGTTTTGTTGATGAAAAATTAGACAAAGCTGCAAATGAAAATCAATATGATTTATATTTACTAACGTATATAGATACACCTTGGGAAGAAGATGATTTACGTGATAGACCAGAACAACGTTTAGAAATGTTTAATGCTTTTGAAACTGCTTTAAAAAAACATAATAGACCTTATATTTTATTAAAAGGAGATAGAGAAACGCGTTTAAAAAACGCAACTGAAGCGATTGATAAACTTATAGCTAACAAAGAAAATTTACATTCGTTTTCTGACTCTTTGCAAGATTTAGACATGCATTTTTTGCATCAAAATAACGATTTTGGGACTTCTTTAGATTATTAAATAAAACACATAAATGAGCAAATTATATATAGTTCCAACACCCATTGGCAATTTAGAAGACATGACTTTTAGAGCCATTCGTGTTTTAAAAGAAGTCGATTTTATTTTAGCAGAAGACACAAGAACTAGTGGAAAACTCTTAAAACATTTCGAAATTGCTACGCAAATGCACAGTCATCATATGCATAATGAGCATAAATCGATTACAGGAATTATAAACCGATTAAAAAATGGCGAAACCTGTGCTTTAATTTCGGATGCTGGAACTCCTGCAATTTCAGATCCTGGTTTTTTATTAACAAGAGCTTGTGTAGAAAATAATATTGAAGTGGATTGTTTGCCTGGAGCTACTGCTTTTGTGCCAGCTTTGGTAAATTCTGGTTTGCCAAATGATAAGTTTGTTTTTGAAGGTTTTTTACCCGTTAAAAAAGGAAGACAAACGCGCTTCTTGCTTTTATCCGAAGAAAAAAGAACGATGATTTTTTACGAATCGCCACATAAATTGGTAAAAACTTTAGCCCATTTTATAGAATATTTTGGCGCTGATAGGCAAGTTTCTGTTTCTAGAGAACTCACAAAAATGTTTGAAGAAACCATAAGAGGAACAGCCTCTGAAGTTTTAGAACATTACACAAATAAACCTCCAAAAGGAGAAATTGTTGTGATTGTTGAAGGGAAGAAATAGGGAATAGTGTAAGTTCATTAAATTTACAATAAAACCTCACAGGTTTTAAAAACCTGTGAGGTATGGAAACTTAAATTATATTTATTTGATTTCTATTTTAATAAAATATCTACTCCTTTAAAACTACCCTTTCTTCAAGGTAATTATAATAACACCATTTGGAGCATTGTAACTTTCTATAGCTTTCTTACCTTTTA
It includes:
- a CDS encoding SLC13 family permease, which gives rise to MQPTKKLGLLLGPIFFFLIQFSPITLVSEKADAVIAVAIWMVIWWITETVNIAVTALLPLILFPLLKVMDIADVGANYGSPIIFLFFGGFVLALALEKVNLHKRIALNIVKFTGTTPEKVVLGFMLATAFMSMWISNTASTVVMLPIAISVIRLLIKDEDGFTKGDKNFALSIMLGIAFGANAGGIATVIGTPPNSVLIGLLENQYNIQISFLTWMSFGLPFSILMIVAVYLVLVKWMFPCKEIVFTSSANLISEEIKKLGKISKEEKRVLTIFGITVFLWITRTIINSIFPELKLSDTIISLIGAVSLFAIPMNFKKGNFILEWNDTQKLAWGILLLFGGGLALAKGMDSSGIVALITDTIATGNFNILFTVSLLIILMLFMTELMSNVALVAVLAPVVAGIAIGLNIPILNLLIPVTMASSCAFMLPMATPPNAIVFASGYVKVNEMVKAGVFLNIIAVVLLILYYQFVIPLFF
- the ahcY gene encoding adenosylhomocysteinase, whose protein sequence is MSTKTAYVPYKVKDISLADWGRKEIELAEAEMPGLMSLREEYGDSQPLKGARIAGCLHMTIQTAVLIETLQALGADVTWSSCNIFSTQDQAAAAIAATGTPVYAWKGMNEEEFDWCIEQTLFFGEDKKPLNMILDDGGDLTNMVLDRYPELAAGINGLSEETTTGVHRLYERVKNGTLPMPAININDSVTKSKFDNKYGCKESAVDAIRRATDIMLAGKRVTVCGYGDVGKGTAASFKGAGSIVTVTEIDPICALQAAMDGFEVKKLETVVANSDIIITTTGNKGIVRGEHFEAMKDKVIVANIGHFDNEIDVPYLNKNSEKVEIKPQVDKYNINGKDIILLAEGRLVNLGCATGHPSFVMSNSFTNQTLAQMELWNNAKAYKNEVYMLPKHLDEKVAFLHLAKIGVELTELSKEQADYIGVTQAGPYKPEHYRY
- a CDS encoding 4'-phosphopantetheinyl transferase family protein — protein: MALYKTLTISSKTKVFIWKIEETIEELQQGVTLTENNSARLNSMKSDLHQKGFLSIRHLLKEIDLTDADLIYDEFGKPHLNNNRFISITHSFNFTAIIYSTETEVGIDIEKQRDKILKIAHKFTPIEEYKTIANHDALISKLTIVWGAKESLYKIYGKKKLLFLHHIYVADFKFEEAKTTGEIRFDGETTSYAVEFLEFEGFTCVFAY
- the pnuC gene encoding nicotinamide riboside transporter PnuC — its product is MTEIFDFFFGQYKTYETIDIVLEIIAVIFGFLSVWYSKQNKIWVFPTGMISTLIFVYLLFKWELLGDMMINAYYFIMSIYGWYIWTYKSDGEHETPISTTTTKEKKLSVFIFIATLIFVYAVYSYFEKWTSWTAYVDTITTAIFFVGMWLMAKRKIENWIYWIIGDIISAPLYFYKGFTFTSFQYLIFTFIAIFGYLAWKKSLNRNLSIL
- a CDS encoding AAA family ATPase, whose translation is MEKKLKQKPINLVKVVLFGPESSGKTTLSRQLARYYHTVWAPEFAREYLQNKWNNERKTCEAEDLIPIAIGQMKLENKLAKRADKILICDTDLLETKVYSEEFYGGFVDEKLDKAANENQYDLYLLTYIDTPWEEDDLRDRPEQRLEMFNAFETALKKHNRPYILLKGDRETRLKNATEAIDKLIANKENLHSFSDSLQDLDMHFLHQNNDFGTSLDY
- the rsmI gene encoding 16S rRNA (cytidine(1402)-2'-O)-methyltransferase, with translation MSKLYIVPTPIGNLEDMTFRAIRVLKEVDFILAEDTRTSGKLLKHFEIATQMHSHHMHNEHKSITGIINRLKNGETCALISDAGTPAISDPGFLLTRACVENNIEVDCLPGATAFVPALVNSGLPNDKFVFEGFLPVKKGRQTRFLLLSEEKRTMIFYESPHKLVKTLAHFIEYFGADRQVSVSRELTKMFEETIRGTASEVLEHYTNKPPKGEIVVIVEGKK